In one Nitrososphaera viennensis EN76 genomic region, the following are encoded:
- a CDS encoding exo-alpha-sialidase: MTPLLRFNGETAAELVQNIVWFPNGTTLLSDNQGSRFAFTLDLAGSSFSLLSNSTVIDQRVTGRDYQYDIVWKPVRSSDGAVSKYKFDIVGTSANGHTIRLLLLGSGQELKVEGDRFLSLSQNYYSNSTYGSSGIGLDWSDATTAGQPVLYDSEGGTINVPVGKTFFIDPTTVSTISAVLSPGSSDYYEGERRQVRIGNNLFMFYFDGSNIVYRSSTDFGATWSGATSSGSGAVNGDAYRYTVTTENVSGTDYVTLLYYKASGSNTNFYGKRGNVSLTSITWSNETLLFSAANFASCGTSACAASVASADTSGNVYAAFRWIPSGATSYKYQIMNSTDGGLTWGTSLAQTDSGAGTRIEMFLTPLASGKMLFGYMRYFTDDIKYRVFDGSTWGSEITVSSIGATANTLKHVSADSDGVQKAYVAYLTGGNSGSIKIAKWNYTGSWLGTETADSTLSHTLPSITITADGVIHVYSLSGNRVYDTKKVLNSWQAPVNPFGTTFTSPAQLTAGSGYPMALWIEGSSSPFNLRFDKSDWDVDRDGVYSNWEANGIDSNWDGTADFTPAASNQNHKDIYVEIDYMQFHGMRSDSRNDVITAFANAPVSNPDSINGITLHLDLDEQLTHNDTTSWPSAFNTIKAASFGTVAERGVANHDNILNAKKKIYHYNVWIHERAGASGWSCGGS, encoded by the coding sequence TTGACACCTCTGCTCAGGTTCAACGGCGAGACTGCCGCGGAGCTGGTGCAAAACATAGTCTGGTTTCCAAATGGCACTACCCTGTTGTCTGACAACCAGGGCAGCCGATTTGCGTTCACGCTGGACCTGGCCGGCTCATCTTTTTCGCTCTTGAGCAACAGCACGGTTATCGATCAAAGAGTGACGGGAAGAGACTACCAGTACGACATCGTTTGGAAGCCTGTCAGAAGTTCTGACGGCGCGGTAAGCAAGTACAAATTCGACATCGTCGGGACCAGCGCCAACGGTCATACCATAAGACTGCTCCTTCTTGGCTCCGGGCAAGAATTGAAGGTCGAGGGCGACAGGTTCTTGTCTCTCTCGCAGAACTACTACTCCAACTCGACTTATGGCTCCTCTGGCATTGGACTCGACTGGTCGGACGCTACGACCGCTGGCCAGCCTGTATTATACGACAGCGAGGGCGGGACGATAAACGTGCCTGTCGGTAAGACCTTCTTTATTGATCCTACTACCGTCTCCACGATATCGGCCGTTCTTTCGCCGGGTTCTTCAGATTATTATGAAGGAGAGAGGCGTCAAGTGCGCATCGGTAATAATCTTTTCATGTTCTATTTTGATGGATCCAACATTGTTTATAGGTCCTCCACCGACTTTGGAGCAACCTGGAGCGGCGCTACTTCTTCAGGCTCTGGGGCAGTCAACGGTGACGCTTACAGGTACACCGTGACGACCGAAAACGTCTCTGGAACGGACTACGTCACGCTTCTCTATTACAAGGCTTCCGGTTCCAACACCAACTTTTATGGAAAGAGGGGCAATGTCAGTCTGACCTCGATCACCTGGAGCAACGAAACGCTGCTGTTCTCTGCGGCGAACTTTGCGTCCTGCGGAACGAGTGCGTGCGCCGCTAGCGTCGCATCAGCCGATACAAGCGGCAACGTCTATGCTGCGTTCAGGTGGATTCCGTCGGGTGCCACGTCCTACAAGTACCAGATAATGAACTCTACCGATGGAGGATTGACATGGGGCACGTCTCTGGCCCAGACAGACAGTGGGGCGGGCACCAGAATCGAGATGTTCCTCACCCCTCTGGCCTCCGGGAAAATGCTCTTTGGGTACATGAGATACTTTACCGACGACATCAAGTACAGGGTATTCGATGGCAGCACGTGGGGCTCAGAGATTACGGTCAGCAGCATAGGCGCAACGGCCAACACCCTGAAACACGTGTCGGCAGACAGCGACGGCGTCCAAAAGGCGTACGTCGCTTACCTCACCGGCGGCAACTCCGGCTCGATAAAGATTGCAAAGTGGAACTACACGGGCTCTTGGCTAGGTACCGAAACAGCAGACAGTACGTTGTCGCACACGCTCCCATCGATCACGATAACGGCTGACGGGGTAATTCACGTCTATAGCCTCTCAGGAAACAGGGTTTACGATACCAAGAAGGTTCTCAATTCCTGGCAGGCACCTGTCAATCCGTTTGGTACGACCTTCACATCTCCAGCGCAGCTCACCGCAGGTTCCGGTTATCCCATGGCGCTGTGGATAGAAGGCTCCTCGTCGCCGTTCAACCTGAGGTTTGACAAGTCCGACTGGGACGTAGACAGAGATGGCGTATACAGCAACTGGGAAGCAAATGGGATCGACTCAAACTGGGATGGGACGGCAGACTTTACCCCCGCTGCTTCAAATCAGAACCACAAGGACATCTACGTAGAGATTGACTATATGCAATTTCATGGAATGCGTTCTGATTCAAGAAATGATGTCATAACTGCCTTTGCTAATGCCCCTGTGTCTAATCCAGATAGTATCAACGGCATTACCTTGCACTTGGATTTGGATGAGCAACTTACTCATAACGATACAACATCTTGGCCATCAGCTTTCAATACTATCAAAGCCGCAAGCTTTGGCACTGTTGCAGAAAGAGGCGTTGCGAATCACGATAATATTCTCAATGCCAAGAAGAAGATATATCATTACAATGTATGGATCCATGAGCGAGCTGGTGCTTCTGGATGGTCTTGCGGAGGAAGTTGA
- a CDS encoding prenyltransferase, which yields MLSSWLRAIRIRFLLASVIAVSNGLAIAYWKFGTIDPLYAGLTYAGVACLHASVDLLNDYWDHKRGIDSATTRTKFSGGTGVLPENILTPKAVYAAGLMFLILGGAVGAYFVAIRGVTVAVILGFAVVAIYFYSTSIVNSGLGELFVAIKGAMIVLGTFFVQTGLIDPAAIFVGTIVGLLSATVLFVNSFPDFDADRSKGRRTLVILMGKRKAAQAFPVFIIAAYALIVAGIFLGFTKIYSLASLASLPFAVKAAAAMRNDPKTAQEFVPAMSAAVTYSRITGFVLAVSLLF from the coding sequence TTGCTTTCCAGCTGGCTTAGGGCCATACGCATCAGGTTCCTGCTTGCGTCAGTCATCGCCGTGTCAAACGGCCTTGCGATTGCCTACTGGAAGTTCGGAACCATCGACCCGCTGTACGCCGGCCTGACGTACGCCGGCGTCGCGTGCCTGCACGCAAGCGTCGATCTCCTCAACGACTACTGGGACCACAAGCGCGGAATCGATTCGGCGACGACCAGAACGAAATTCTCCGGCGGGACCGGAGTGCTTCCCGAAAACATTCTCACCCCAAAGGCGGTCTATGCCGCAGGCCTCATGTTCCTGATCCTGGGGGGCGCAGTCGGCGCGTATTTTGTTGCAATACGCGGCGTGACTGTTGCAGTCATACTCGGCTTTGCAGTGGTTGCCATCTACTTTTACTCGACTTCAATCGTCAACTCGGGACTTGGAGAACTGTTTGTCGCGATAAAGGGTGCCATGATAGTGCTTGGCACGTTCTTTGTGCAGACTGGGCTAATCGACCCTGCCGCGATTTTCGTTGGCACCATCGTCGGCCTTTTGTCGGCAACCGTGCTTTTTGTCAACTCTTTTCCTGACTTTGACGCCGACAGGTCAAAGGGCCGCAGGACGCTTGTCATACTGATGGGAAAGCGCAAGGCTGCTCAAGCCTTTCCAGTTTTCATTATAGCGGCGTACGCCCTGATAGTTGCAGGCATTTTCCTTGGCTTTACAAAAATCTACTCGCTTGCAAGTCTTGCATCACTTCCGTTTGCAGTCAAGGCGGCAGCTGCAATGCGAAACGACCCAAAAACGGCACAAGAGTTTGTGCCGGCCATGTCTGCTGCTGTGACGTACTCGCGCATAACCGGCTTTGTGCTTGCAGTCAGCCTCTTATTCTAG
- a CDS encoding Lrp/AsnC ligand binding domain-containing protein, with product MAEAYILINCELGSEDNVIKELKAISGVSEVKGVFGVYDIIARVNASNDEDLKKAVGKIRGHHGIKSSLTMMVIEGQGT from the coding sequence ATGGCAGAGGCATACATTCTCATCAATTGCGAACTTGGTTCTGAAGACAACGTCATCAAGGAACTGAAGGCAATATCGGGCGTCTCGGAAGTAAAGGGCGTCTTTGGGGTCTACGACATTATTGCCAGAGTGAATGCGTCAAACGACGAGGACTTGAAAAAGGCCGTCGGCAAGATCCGCGGCCACCACGGAATCAAGTCAAGCCTCACCATGATGGTAATAGAAGGGCAGGGCACGTAG
- a CDS encoding DUF2203 domain-containing protein, whose translation MFTLYTPQTANKALPEVKRMFSGIVAQKNRVMVLQQELQMVVDSGGDFERFMKKKQELNTAVTNLYKAIEALEATGVMLKSVDEGLLDFPSKRFEEEVWLCWKAGEDEIKFWHGKDEGFMGRKPLETTGVIEP comes from the coding sequence ATGTTTACGCTCTATACGCCCCAGACGGCAAACAAGGCCCTGCCGGAGGTAAAGCGCATGTTTTCTGGCATCGTCGCGCAGAAGAACAGGGTGATGGTGCTGCAGCAGGAACTGCAAATGGTCGTCGACTCGGGCGGCGATTTTGAGCGCTTTATGAAAAAGAAACAGGAGCTGAACACCGCGGTCACCAACCTCTACAAGGCCATCGAGGCGCTGGAAGCTACTGGCGTGATGCTAAAGAGCGTGGACGAGGGGCTGCTTGACTTTCCCTCAAAGCGCTTTGAGGAGGAAGTGTGGCTCTGCTGGAAGGCAGGCGAGGACGAGATCAAGTTCTGGCACGGCAAGGACGAGGGGTTCATGGGCCGCAAGCCGCTTGAAACCACCGGTGTAATCGAACCGTAG
- a CDS encoding cation:proton antiporter, giving the protein MAAEELFVSVIVILVAARVLGELFQRIKQPPLIGEILAGVLIGPSVFGIVQHSPSLDVLSDLAVFFLMLLAGLEMNPREIRKVGKYAIVISLIAFFIPLVSGTLVAEAFGLGLSQSLFMGLLLSITAVPVSAIVLMQFGILRSRLGNIVITAAVINDILSLVVLSIVLQIGAGGAGQQQAIDFEAVAWSGAKIAAFLAGIFLFDLLLRGTSHWLPAKVEPYFKKLQTKEAAFGILLITTIAVSLIAQEIGLHFVIGTFFSGLIIYKEIIGKQNFDRVYNIISAITFGFFAPIFFAIIGIDMDLKSLVNAIPLFLALLAVAVAAKIGGSYVGARLVRFPQDTSIAIGFLMNGRGMVELVIASIGFAAGIIDITLFSVAIAIGFVTTIMAPVTAKPFVARAKEKDKASVEVHGDGESGHAAYGI; this is encoded by the coding sequence GTGGCCGCAGAAGAGCTTTTTGTCAGCGTAATAGTCATACTCGTAGCGGCAAGGGTGCTTGGCGAGCTGTTCCAGCGCATAAAGCAGCCGCCGCTCATAGGGGAGATTCTTGCCGGCGTGCTGATAGGTCCCTCTGTCTTTGGCATAGTGCAGCACAGTCCCAGCCTTGACGTCCTGTCTGACCTTGCAGTGTTTTTCCTGATGCTTCTTGCCGGGCTGGAGATGAACCCAAGAGAGATCCGCAAGGTGGGCAAGTACGCCATCGTGATCTCGCTCATCGCGTTTTTCATACCGCTCGTGTCCGGGACCTTGGTGGCGGAGGCGTTTGGCCTTGGGCTTTCCCAGTCGCTCTTTATGGGGCTCTTGCTTTCGATAACGGCCGTGCCGGTAAGCGCCATAGTCCTGATGCAGTTTGGCATACTGAGGAGCAGACTTGGCAACATCGTGATAACGGCGGCGGTCATTAACGACATACTGTCGCTCGTGGTGCTCTCTATCGTCCTGCAGATCGGGGCTGGAGGCGCAGGCCAGCAGCAGGCAATAGACTTTGAGGCTGTTGCGTGGTCGGGGGCAAAGATAGCCGCGTTCCTTGCAGGGATATTCCTGTTTGACCTGCTCTTGCGCGGAACCAGCCACTGGCTGCCTGCCAAGGTGGAGCCCTATTTCAAAAAGCTGCAGACAAAGGAGGCGGCGTTTGGCATACTCTTGATAACCACCATTGCAGTGTCGCTCATCGCGCAGGAGATCGGCCTGCACTTTGTCATCGGCACGTTCTTTTCCGGCCTTATCATCTACAAGGAGATAATCGGCAAGCAGAACTTTGACAGGGTCTACAACATCATCTCTGCCATCACGTTTGGATTCTTTGCGCCGATCTTTTTTGCGATCATCGGAATCGACATGGACCTAAAGTCGCTTGTAAACGCAATACCGCTCTTTTTGGCGCTCCTCGCAGTGGCAGTCGCTGCCAAGATAGGCGGAAGCTATGTCGGCGCAAGGCTCGTGCGGTTCCCACAGGACACGAGTATCGCAATCGGCTTTCTGATGAACGGGAGGGGCATGGTAGAACTCGTGATAGCCTCGATAGGTTTTGCCGCCGGCATCATTGACATCACGCTGTTCTCCGTGGCGATCGCAATTGGCTTTGTAACTACGATAATGGCGCCCGTCACCGCCAAGCCGTTTGTAGCAAGGGCAAAGGAAAAGGACAAGGCCTCGGTGGAAGTGCATGGCGACGGGGAGAGCGGCCACGCCGCGTACGGCATCTGA